The Actinomyces viscosus genome segment TCTCCCTCACGCTGGTCGCAGCGATCTATCTCGTCCCGCTCCTCATCGCTTACCAGATGTGGTTATGGCTGGGTGTTGTCCTCCTCGCTACGGTCGCCATGTTTCTGTTGTACTCGACCAAGAGGTTCGTACCAGCTAAGTACCTCTTTCCTGGCACATTCTTCCTGACCGTCTTCCTCATCATCCCGATCATCCTGACAATCCAGACATCCTTCACCAACTTCGGAGACGGTTACCGCGGGACCAAGGAGGAGGCGATCACCGCCATCACCAACAACTCCATGGTTCGCACAGAGGGCTCCCCCACCTACGGGCTATCGGTCGCGACAGACGGCGACGTCACCAATGGTCCCTTCTCTCTGTTCCTGGTCAACCCGCAGACCAAGGAGGTCCTGCGTGGAAGCGACGGTAAGAGGATGGAGAAGGTCGATGCCTCCGCCGTCACCGTCGACGACGGCGTGGTGACCAAGGCCGACGGCTACACGATCCTGACGCCCAGGCAGATCAACACCGCCTATGAGGACATCACCTCCATGTCGGTCCCCTTCTCCGAAGAGACCACAGTCAAGGTTCAGGGCGTCAGGACCGCATTCGAGGGCACCAAGAGAATGGTGTATGACAAGTCCTCCGACACCATCGCCAACACTGCCACCGGAGACGTTTACTCGGTCAAGAAAGTGGGGCTGTCCGAGCACTTCGTCAATGACAGGGGCGAGAGTCTGGCCCAGTCCTGGAGGCAGAACGTAGGGTTTGCCAACTACTCCCGGCTTTTCACCGAAGGGAACCTGGCCTCCCAGTTCCTCAAGGCCTTCACCTGGACAATCATCTTCGCCTTCGGATCGGTGCTGCTCACCTTCGGCCTCGGCTTCTTCCTGGCGCTGACTCTCAATGACGACCGTATTAAGGGAAAGAAACTCTACCGATCCTTCCTGCTGCTGCCCTACGCCGTCCCCGGCTTCATCTCGCTGCTCGTGTGGTCGAACTTCTACAACCAGGACTTCGGACTTATCAACCAGACGCTGCACCTCAACGTCCCCTGGCTGTCCGACCCGACCATGGCGAAGGTCGCGGTCCTGCTGACGAATACCTGGATGGGCTTCCCCTACATGTTCATCGTGTGCACCGGAGCGCTCCAGTCCATATCCGGAGACGTCAAAGAGGCCGCCAAGATGGACGGTGCCAGCGGGTTGCAGGCCACCTGGCGCATCATCACCCCTTTGCTCCTGGTCGCCGTCTCCCCTCTGCTGGTGAGCACCTTCGCCTTCAACTTCAACAACTTCAACGCCATCCAGCTACTGACCGAGGGGGGCCGTTCCCGGCAGGAGAGTACACACGCGGAGGTACCGATATTCTCATCTCCATGGTCTACCGCATCGCCTTCGGTCGCTCCGGCTCAGACTTCGGATTCGCCTCAGCCGTCTCGGTCATCCTTTTCGCCGTGACCGGCGTCCTGGCCGCCTTGCAGTTCCGGGCCACTAAGAGGCTCGAAGACGTCAACTGACCAGAGTCGATTGCGAAAAGAACAGAATCGCTATGAATACCTCTTCCAAGACCATGTCCAAGCGCTCCGACAGATCCCTGACCGCTGAGAACCGTATGCCCTTCTCGCGATGGTTCCGTGAGATCGGCTGGAGGCATGTCGTCGGCATCCTCGCCCTCGTCTTCGCCGCTTTCCCCGTCCTCTACGTCGTCTCCGCCTCGCTCAACCCGTTGGGGACGGTGGCTTCCACCAGCCTCATCCCTACCAGGATGAGTCTGGTTAACTACCAAAACCTACTGGCTGAAGTTCGTGGTCCCTTCCTACGCTGGTACCTCAACACCATCATCATCTGTTCAGTGGTGGCCACCGCCCAGGTCTTCCTCTCTCTGCTGGGCGCCTACGCGTTCTCCCGCTTCCGATTCACAGGACGCCGCGGAGGACTGTTGGCCCTGCTCCTGATCATGATGTTCCCGGCGATCCTGTCGATGATCGCCATCTACACGATGATCTCCGACATCGGCCAGGTAGTCCCCTTCCTCGGCCTCAACACGCTGGCCGGCTACAGCTTGGCACTCATGGGCGGGGCACTGGGGCAGGTGTGGCTCATCAAGGGAACCTTCGACACCATCCCTCGGGAGCTCGATGAGGCCGCCATCATCGACGGATGTACCCACTGGCAGGTCTTTAGGATCATCCTGCTGCCTACCCTCAGACCGATCATCGCCACAACCTTCCTGCTGGCCTTCGTCGGAGTTATCAGCGAGTTCCTCCTGGGGTCGATCATCCTGACCGATAACTCTCAGAAAACCCTGGCAGTGGGGCTCTACG includes the following:
- a CDS encoding ABC transporter permease subunit, whose translation is MTSASTTVPREKTTTVRSVIGRIVVLSLTLVAAIYLVPLLIAYQMWLWLGVVLLATVAMFLLYSTKRFVPAKYLFPGTFFLTVFLIIPIILTIQTSFTNFGDGYRGTKEEAITAITNNSMVRTEGSPTYGLSVATDGDVTNGPFSLFLVNPQTKEVLRGSDGKRMEKVDASAVTVDDGVVTKADGYTILTPRQINTAYEDITSMSVPFSEETTVKVQGVRTAFEGTKRMVYDKSSDTIANTATGDVYSVKKVGLSEHFVNDRGESLAQSWRQNVGFANYSRLFTEGNLASQFLKAFTWTIIFAFGSVLLTFGLGFFLALTLNDDRIKGKKLYRSFLLLPYAVPGFISLLVWSNFYNQDFGLINQTLHLNVPWLSDPTMAKVAVLLTNTWMGFPYMFIVCTGALQSISGDVKEAAKMDGASGLQATWRIITPLLLVAVSPLLVSTFAFNFNNFNAIQLLTEGGRSRQESTHAEVPIFSSPWSTASPSVAPAQTSDSPQPSRSSFSP
- a CDS encoding sugar ABC transporter permease, producing the protein MNTSSKTMSKRSDRSLTAENRMPFSRWFREIGWRHVVGILALVFAAFPVLYVVSASLNPLGTVASTSLIPTRMSLVNYQNLLAEVRGPFLRWYLNTIIICSVVATAQVFLSLLGAYAFSRFRFTGRRGGLLALLLIMMFPAILSMIAIYTMISDIGQVVPFLGLNTLAGYSLALMGGALGQVWLIKGTFDTIPRELDEAAIIDGCTHWQVFRIILLPTLRPIIATTFLLAFVGVISEFLLGSIILTDNSQKTLAVGLYGMLVGDRSNNLGIFAAGAVLTMAPVIALFQYLQRYIVGGSLSGAVKG